The Anabaena sp. PCC 7108 region GACTATTAGCATCATTACCTTGGGCAGAATAAAAGTGTAATTGGTGAATCCATTCGCTGGGCATAACACTCAAAGCAGCTCTATCAAGTACAAAGTTATCGGTTTTATTTGCTAAATTGTCAGTAGTTTGTTTCTCTGGAGTAGATGTATCCAATTGTATTTGTAGATGAGAAGAAAGAGTTTCTATAATTTCTTCCCAGCGAAACGGTTTGCTGACAAAATCATCACACCCTACGGATAAGCTTTCCTCTCGCTGTTCTGTAAAGGCACTTGCAGTCAGAGCAATAATTTTTGTGGGAGTTTGTAGATTGGTTAACGTTTGTTCCAAAACCCGAATCTGTTGAGTAGCTTGATAACCATCGAGGATAGGCATTTGCATATCCATAAAAATTAGATGAGGTTGCCATTCCTGCCAGAGAGCGATCGCAATTTGCCCATTTTCAGCTTCTTGCACTTCAAAACCTAACTTTATTAAAATTTTGCTCAGTAGTAATCTGTTAGTAGAATTATCTTCAGCAATCAAAATTCGGTAATTATGCCCAGGAGCAATACTAACGGCATGATCAACAGGAAAAAATTGGGAACTAGGCATTGCTGAGGCTAAACTAGTCTGGATATGAAACCTGAAACAACTACCTTTACCCAATTGACTACGAACCGTAATTTCACCCCCCATCAATTGCACAAACTTCTGACTAATTCGCAACCCTAAACCTGTTCCTTCCTTAGATTTTTGTCCTGCGCGTGTTTGCTGAAATGCTTGAAATAAATCGCCAATTTCTTCTGGAGCAATACCAAGTCCAGTATCTTCAACTGCAAAAAAGAGAGACTGCTGAGTAGTAAGTAATCTGGTGTCACCCTCGGATAAATTCTGATTCCTAATTCGCAGAGTTACGCTTCCTTTCTCTGTAAACTTGATCGCATTGCCTAACAAGTTAATTAGTACCTGACGGAGTTTGTTTTCATCTGTTTTGATGTAACGAGGTACAGACTCATCAACATCAAAACTCAGTTGTAAAGCTTTTGATTGTGCTTTCAGTTCCAGCATAGCTTTTAAACTTTCCAGCAACTTATACAGATTAAACTCCGTTTCATAAAGTGTGATACGTCCCGCTTCAATTTTTGACATTTCTAACACATCATTAATCAATGCCAGCAAATGTTCACCACTGTTATTAATAATTTCAATATACCGTTGATGGTCAAAAGTTAGAGACTGATCTTGTTGCATTAACTGAGTGAAGCCGAGAATAGCGTTCAGTGGAGTTCGCAATTCATGGCTCATATTAGCTAGAAACTCACTTTTAGCCCGGTTAGCAGCATCAGCAGCTTCTTTGGCTAGTTTTAGTTCTTCTGTCTGTTGCTGAGTTTGGGCAAATAGTTCTGCCTGTTGTACAGCTACACCCAATTGATTACCTATTTGGGTGACAATTCCGATTTCTGCTTCTTGCCAATGACGGGGATGGCCATTTTGATAAACTGCCAACAAACCCCAGAGTTTTTGACCACAGAAAATGGGGGTAATGATGTAAGCTCGTGCTTGTAATTCTTTGAGAAAATTGAGATAGCAGTCATCAAATCCCGCTGTGTAAATATCGGTGACACAGCAATAACTATTTTTTTGCTGATAAATTCCGCCTTTATTCTCCTGTAAATAAGTATCACGATGTAAAACATCTGCACTGCTAAGTTGAGTTGTCACACAATTGTTTCCTTCAACAGCAATTTGGGTTAGTTTGGGATCATTTGCCCGTGAAGGAAGCAAAACATTCCAAGACTGCGTGACAGACTCAGAAACTAATTCTCCACTCCAGTCTGGTTTAAAGCGGTAAATTAAAACGCGATCGCATTTAATAGCTTGCTGTAATTCAGTAGTGGTGACATTAAAGATAGATTCCAGGTTGAGAGTTTGACGCATTTGCAGAATTACCCCGTTAATTGCCTGTTCTTTTTCTGCCATTACCCTCATAGCAGATTCGGCAATAGTTCTTTCCCTAACTTCAACTTCTAAGGAGTGATTAGCTTTCACCAATTCAGCAGTACGTTCCTTAACTCGTAATTCTAGATTTTCATAAGCAGTGCGTTTCTCTTCTTCTGCCCATTTACGTTGTAGTTCAGCAGAAGCCCGTGCTGCAAAAACCTTTAAGATGGCTTTGTTGCGATCATCAGCTAAAAAGGGTTTGACATCAACAATACAAAGATTGCCAATTACATTTTGATTAATGTCAACTAAAGGAACACCCAAATAGCTTTCTGCACCCATCTTCTCCATGAATGTGTTACCGGGAAATTTCTGCTGTAAGTCGCTAGGATAGGCATAGGGCATATTTTTATGAACTACATCTTTACAAGGAGTATTAATCAGTTCATATTCAAAATTTGCGGCTAAATGATCTACATACCAAAAATTAATACTTCGTAGCTTTTGTAAGGAGTTGTCAACAGTTTCAAACACTATTGCATAGGCAACATTAAGTGCTGTAGCTAGGTTTTCAACTAAAGCCGGAAAAAATTCGTCTCCAGTCACAGAAGCAGTACCAGATACAATCGTTTGTAGAGTTTCTTCAGCGCTTTTTCGTTCGGCTATTTGCTTTTCTAATTCTCGGTTGATGGCTTCTAGCTGTTCTGGTGTTCGCAATCCCAAAAACTGTGGGAGGAGTTCCACTAATCGTAAAGCTGTATAACAAGAAATTAAAGCTGTGACGGCGCGTTCAATGCCAGAAATCCAGTAGTAAGGATACCAAAGTGTTAAAATATCCAGGAGATGTCCTGTACCACAAAGGATAATAAATGCCCCAAACAAAACAAAGACATTGGAGAAAGGCATATCACTCCGTTTGCGGACAAAGTAAATCAGCATGGCTGGAATAGAAAAATAAGCGATCGCAATTAACGCATCACTAAGTATATATAAACCCACTAAAGGAGTTTGCCAGAGATAGCAATGCCCATGTGGTATGTAGGCACGAGATAATACAATATTGTGAAAAAATTCCCATATTGCTGACATAGTTTAACCTTAGTTTCCTAAATCTATATAGTCATGAGAAATTACATAATTGATATCTAATATAGGATATGTAATTTTTTTAATAGCCAGAATATTTAATTATCACTGATTTAAATTGTTACATTATCCGCAATGAAAAACCAGCACCGATGGAACTTTAAGCCAGTAATTTAATCATCTGAGCAGGAATGTTATTGTTCAGAAAAGAAAGATTGATAGAATCAGCTACTAAACGGATGTTCAACTAAATAAAATCTGTCGGTAAAGTGCGTGTGATTCCCTATGATGACTCTTCAGACTCAACCCAAAAACGCCGAAGAGGCGTTATCATCAGTTCTCAAGGTTGGCAAAGCTTACAAGCTGCTGAACACTTGTCCGCAGCGCGGGAAAATTCCGGTCATCCTTATACTTTAGAGCAGTTAAGCGATCTGCTTGCAGCAGCGCTTCGCTATCGCACCGGCATCAGCCCCAAAACCTTAACCAAAGTGCGACGACGACAAAGCCCCATAGATCAACCTACTCTAGCTTCCTATTTTGAAGCCTTTGGATTATCTTTAGGAGAAGATGATTACCTCAAACAAGAAGCAGATCATAATCTAGGAATGGCTGTTCTCAATAGCTTGCTGCAAGCACCTTTGAAAGGACAACTTCCCCTAGATTCGCCATTTTACATCTATCGTCCACCAGCAGAAAAACTCTTTATTCGGGAAATATTTAAACCAGGCGCATTAATTCGCATTCGCGCACCCCGACAATTTGGAAAAACATCTCTCATTGCTCAAGGGTTAACTCAAGCTAAAGAACATGGCTGTCGTTCAGCCGTTGTCAGCCTACAACTGGCAGATAGTCAAGTTTTGGGCAATTTAAGCCATTTTCTCCAATGGTTGTGTTTAATGGTCAGTCGTAGTTTAGGCATACCCAACCGCTTAGAAGAATTATGGAATCCATTATTTGGCAGCAACTATAGTTGCACTGACTATTTTGAAACATATTTGTTAACCGCAGCAGAAAGTCCACTACTTTTAGTGTTAGATGAAGTTAACGTTTTGTTTAACCACCCAGATATAGCTGCCGACTTTTTTGGAATGCTCCGAGCTTGGTATGAACAAGCCCGACACAATACAGGCAACAGCGAATCATGGCAAAGATTACGGTTGGTAATTGTGTATTCAACAGAGGTTTTTTTACCATTAAATTTGCATCAATCACCCTTTAATGTCGGATTACTAATTGAATTACCAGCTTTTACTCCACAGCAAGTTCAAGAATTAGCTATTCGCTATGCTGCTCCCACTCCAGAAATCTCTGGAATAGAATTAAATAAACTTCTGGGTGGTAATCCCTATCTAACTCAGTTAGCTCTATTTCACTTCAGTCAAAGAAACCGAAATATAGAACAATTAATAACAGATTTAACTACCCCTGATAGTATTTTTAATAGTCACTTACGACAACAGTTAGGATATTTGGAACAAAATCCACACCTCAAAGAAGCCATGCGACAAATAATTACGTCTCCTCAGGGTATTGAACTACATCCAACTCAATCATTTAAACTGCAAGGTGTGGGCTTAATTCGCTTTCATAATCAATTGGCAGTTCCTAGTTGTGATTTATATCAAAAATATTTTTCTCAGGTTCTGAATTGTTGATCATGTTAATATGGGGAACAGGAAACAGGGAACAAAAGCAATTATTTTAACTTTTGAATGAAAGAAATAACTTGTTCCTAGTCTCCAACTCTACTGTCACTTTGAATAAGAGAAACAAAAACAACAAAGCCCATGTTACAAGCTTTACCAGAAACCAAAACAATAACTTTTGACGAATTTCTGGAATGGAAACCAGAAGTCGGCAACTATGAACTACATGAAGGGGTAATTGTTGAAATGCAGCCATTAGGAGATCATGAGGAAATTAACGGGTTTGCCGCCGGTGAAATAACCGTAGAATACAAACGATTAAAACTTCCTTATATCCCACATTCCGCACTTCAAAAAGTAGCATAATTTAACTACATTGACGGTCAATTAAAACTTATGGTTTGAACAATTACGTATCAATGTAAAATAAAATTATGAACACACAAAGTTGAGCTTTAGAAGGTGTTTAAAAGCTATTTCAACAATAATATTTAATTTAAGGTGTGCAATCAGTTATCAAAAAGATAACCAATGAAATCGTAAAACCAGAGAAAAAACTAAGATAATAAATAATATTTTTGACAAGCAGTAGGTAGGAATTGCAAGATATGATGATGCGACTCTGTTAAGTTAAGAATTCGTTGAAATCCTTGTATCATCAAAAGATGAATCCCTTGAAAACATTGAAATATCCATCTTAATGTGGGAGATTCTGTGGGTTTATTCAGTTGATTTTTCACTGTGGCTTTTTGTGCCTTCAATGACATTCTTAATTGTTTTTGTCCTAAATTATAAACCAAAAGACATAATGCCATTAACATCATCATTGTCTCTACTCTTTCAGGATTTTTGACAAACAGACTATCCGCGAAAAATAACGGGTCTTTGATAAATCTAAATCCTCTTTCTGTAGATTGTTGTTCTTTATATATTTTGAGGATTTCTTCTGACTCTAACTCAATAGTATCCAGAATATTGGTGGCTAAAATAAATCTGCCACACGAGTTTTGTTGTTGTGTAATTAACTCCTGATTTTCTCTTAATTTACATTTCACTCTATAAACTGTTGTTTTCCCTTTATTGGTTTCAGTAATTTCCCGCTCGCATATTTGATGATATTTTAATTTGGTTGTTATTTCTTTGATTTTCAATTCGGCTAAAGATTTATCAGCAAATTCTTCCTGTTCTAATTTATCTACTAGTTTGTTAGCTTTTAATAACTCTTCTTGGATTTTTTTGTCTAGTTTATTTAAGTCTGCTTTTTTTCTCTCTACACTTTCTACTAATAACCATCTTTGCTCTATTCCTCCATAAGATACTTTCTCTTCCAGATAACTATAACCCTGTATTTTACAGGCTTTCATGTCATTATTGATGGAGGCTTTCACTAAATTTCTTGCTTTTTTAATGGATAATGGTACTCGACTTATCCATTTCATGTTTGACATTAATGTTAAATTACTTTCGCTATATAATGCACTGTCCGCCACCATGATACTTTCAAAATCTATTTGTTTAGAATATTCTACTAAGATGTGAGCGAATACTGCTTTATCTGATTCGTTTCCTGATGCTCCTCTAAAAAATAATGGTATATCCCCATCACTACTTACTATTAAATCTAATATACATTGTTTTAAGTCTGGACGATGGTCACGCGAATATCCTTGTGTGATTATAATTGGATGTTCTCTATTTATTCCTAGTTCTTTCTCTAGATTATTTAGGCAATTCTTATATTCCCCGTGTAAATGTAATGAGCTTGAGTCTAAATGGGAATATTTTGTGTCTATTCCATATTTCTTTACTACTTCTAAGGCAATGATTAAGAATAGTTTAGTTAATCCATATTTATAGAGTTTATCCATGACTCTACCTATTTTATCGTCGTTTAAATCTTCTGCTTTTATCCCATCTCCTATTAGATGTTCTACAGCTTTATCTTTAAAGAAATCTGGAAATAAATATAGTGGTCTTGATACAAAGCCTAGTCCGTTGAGAATAATTGCTTTGACTACTTCTCCTGTATTTACTTTTTCTCTGATATCTATTGAAAATATCTCGTTGATTTTTTCTACTATTCCTATTTCATCTATTATTCCTGCGATTATTCCTAAGTGATCTATGTTTTTACTCTCAATTTCTTCTTTTTGGTAATTCATATTATGAAGGCATTTTTTGGTAATTCAGTTTCATTCTCTCATTTTTTCCTGAATTTATTCTCAATGCCCTATGAATTTCTCTTTAGTAGTCCAATGGCAATTAAAGTCTATATTTTTACTTTCTTAGTTGCGTATTTGTATTTAAGCCTCTATGCTGCTTATGATACTTGTATTTGTACTACAAATTGAAGTGCGGAATGTGGGTTATATTATTCCCAAGCAAG contains the following coding sequences:
- a CDS encoding GAF domain-containing protein — protein: MSAIWEFFHNIVLSRAYIPHGHCYLWQTPLVGLYILSDALIAIAYFSIPAMLIYFVRKRSDMPFSNVFVLFGAFIILCGTGHLLDILTLWYPYYWISGIERAVTALISCYTALRLVELLPQFLGLRTPEQLEAINRELEKQIAERKSAEETLQTIVSGTASVTGDEFFPALVENLATALNVAYAIVFETVDNSLQKLRSINFWYVDHLAANFEYELINTPCKDVVHKNMPYAYPSDLQQKFPGNTFMEKMGAESYLGVPLVDINQNVIGNLCIVDVKPFLADDRNKAILKVFAARASAELQRKWAEEEKRTAYENLELRVKERTAELVKANHSLEVEVRERTIAESAMRVMAEKEQAINGVILQMRQTLNLESIFNVTTTELQQAIKCDRVLIYRFKPDWSGELVSESVTQSWNVLLPSRANDPKLTQIAVEGNNCVTTQLSSADVLHRDTYLQENKGGIYQQKNSYCCVTDIYTAGFDDCYLNFLKELQARAYIITPIFCGQKLWGLLAVYQNGHPRHWQEAEIGIVTQIGNQLGVAVQQAELFAQTQQQTEELKLAKEAADAANRAKSEFLANMSHELRTPLNAILGFTQLMQQDQSLTFDHQRYIEIINNSGEHLLALINDVLEMSKIEAGRITLYETEFNLYKLLESLKAMLELKAQSKALQLSFDVDESVPRYIKTDENKLRQVLINLLGNAIKFTEKGSVTLRIRNQNLSEGDTRLLTTQQSLFFAVEDTGLGIAPEEIGDLFQAFQQTRAGQKSKEGTGLGLRISQKFVQLMGGEITVRSQLGKGSCFRFHIQTSLASAMPSSQFFPVDHAVSIAPGHNYRILIAEDNSTNRLLLSKILIKLGFEVQEAENGQIAIALWQEWQPHLIFMDMQMPILDGYQATQQIRVLEQTLTNLQTPTKIIALTASAFTEQREESLSVGCDDFVSKPFRWEEIIETLSSHLQIQLDTSTPEKQTTDNLANKTDNFVLDRAALSVMPSEWIHQLHFYSAQGNDANSLQLITQIPSEHTELITAVTELISNYQFKELMILTQPTPDDLDR
- a CDS encoding AAA-like domain-containing protein, producing the protein MRVIPYDDSSDSTQKRRRGVIISSQGWQSLQAAEHLSAARENSGHPYTLEQLSDLLAAALRYRTGISPKTLTKVRRRQSPIDQPTLASYFEAFGLSLGEDDYLKQEADHNLGMAVLNSLLQAPLKGQLPLDSPFYIYRPPAEKLFIREIFKPGALIRIRAPRQFGKTSLIAQGLTQAKEHGCRSAVVSLQLADSQVLGNLSHFLQWLCLMVSRSLGIPNRLEELWNPLFGSNYSCTDYFETYLLTAAESPLLLVLDEVNVLFNHPDIAADFFGMLRAWYEQARHNTGNSESWQRLRLVIVYSTEVFLPLNLHQSPFNVGLLIELPAFTPQQVQELAIRYAAPTPEISGIELNKLLGGNPYLTQLALFHFSQRNRNIEQLITDLTTPDSIFNSHLRQQLGYLEQNPHLKEAMRQIITSPQGIELHPTQSFKLQGVGLIRFHNQLAVPSCDLYQKYFSQVLNC
- a CDS encoding Uma2 family endonuclease, with the translated sequence MLQALPETKTITFDEFLEWKPEVGNYELHEGVIVEMQPLGDHEEINGFAAGEITVEYKRLKLPYIPHSALQKVA
- a CDS encoding IS1634 family transposase, giving the protein MNYQKEEIESKNIDHLGIIAGIIDEIGIVEKINEIFSIDIREKVNTGEVVKAIILNGLGFVSRPLYLFPDFFKDKAVEHLIGDGIKAEDLNDDKIGRVMDKLYKYGLTKLFLIIALEVVKKYGIDTKYSHLDSSSLHLHGEYKNCLNNLEKELGINREHPIIITQGYSRDHRPDLKQCILDLIVSSDGDIPLFFRGASGNESDKAVFAHILVEYSKQIDFESIMVADSALYSESNLTLMSNMKWISRVPLSIKKARNLVKASINNDMKACKIQGYSYLEEKVSYGGIEQRWLLVESVERKKADLNKLDKKIQEELLKANKLVDKLEQEEFADKSLAELKIKEITTKLKYHQICEREITETNKGKTTVYRVKCKLRENQELITQQQNSCGRFILATNILDTIELESEEILKIYKEQQSTERGFRFIKDPLFFADSLFVKNPERVETMMMLMALCLLVYNLGQKQLRMSLKAQKATVKNQLNKPTESPTLRWIFQCFQGIHLLMIQGFQRILNLTESHHHILQFLPTACQKYYLLS